Proteins encoded by one window of Cheilinus undulatus linkage group 13, ASM1832078v1, whole genome shotgun sequence:
- the nadkb gene encoding NAD kinase b translates to MEDLESSPSPGPLTVSDRGMAQPSVPSGQLSESARPSKHREHPSKSPRRRRKGTKSQRQGGGHEQLLWEIERRRLPGQHEHLEPSGSTSDTAESSPKRRAHFLHGPYPATHFGPKACILPNPTSVMHIQDPASQRLTWNKPPVNVLVIRKIRDESLVEPFKELCRFLVEEKQMMVYVERRVADDATLSKDETFGSIRNQLCTFREGYDDISDCIDLIICLGGDGTLLYASSLFQGSVPPVMAFHLGSLGFLTPFKFESYKTEVAKVFEGNAAITLRSRLKVKVVKDMLQRAGQQQQQQERNGLLLHGHTNSDAGKVTLQLQVLNEVVVDRGPSSYLSNVDLYLDGRLITSVQGDGVIVSTPTGSTAYAAAAGASMIHPNVPAIMVTPICPHSLSFRPIVVPAGVELMITLSPDARNTAWVSFDGRKRQEIQHGDCIKITTSCYPVPSICCHDLVYDWFESLAQCLHWNVRKRQARLADVSDSSDTEN, encoded by the exons ATGGAGGATCTAGAGTCTAGTCCATCACCAGGACCCCTGACAGTTTCAGACAGAGGTATGGCACAGCCTTCAGTACCCTCTGGTCAACTGTCTGAGTCAGCCAGACCCTCCAAGCACAGGGAGCACCCATCTAAGTCACCAAGGAGACGTAGGAAGGGAACCAAGTCTCAACGGCAGGGAGGCGGTCATGAACAGCTGCTGTGGGAGATTGAACGACGGAGGTTGCCAGGCCAACATGAGCACTTGGAGCCCTCTGGTTCAACAAGCGACACAGCAGAAAGCTCTCCTAAGAG GAGAGCACACTTTCTACATGGACCGTACCCAGCTACTCACTTCGGACCCAAAGCCTGTATTCTTCCCAACCCAACTTCAGTCAT GCACATCCAGGACCCAGCCAGCCAGAGGCTCACCTGGAATAAACCTCCTGTCAATGTGCTTGTCATCAGGAAGATTAGAGATGAAAGTCTTGTCGAGCCTTTTAAAGAGCTTTGCAGGTTTCTAGTGGAG GAGAAGCAGATGATGGTGTATGTGGAGCGCAGGGTGGCAGACGATGCTACACTGTCCAAGGACGAGACGTTCGGCTCCATCCGCAACCAGCTGTGTACCTTCAGAGAGG GCTATGATGATATCTCTGACTGCATAGACCTGATCATCTGTTTGGGTGGAGATGGGACTCTGCTCTACGCCTCCTCTCTGTTCCAG GGCAGCGTCCCTCCTGTCATGGCGTTTCACCTGGGCTCTCTGGGTTTCCTGACACCCTTCAAATTTGAGTCCTACAAGACTGAAGTAGCCAAAGTGTTTGAAG gcAATGCTGCAATCACGCTGCGCAGTCGTCTGAAGGTGAAAGTGGTGAAGGACATGCTTCAGAGAGCAggccagcagcagcaacagcaggaACGTAATGGACTCCTTCTTCATGGTCACACCAACAGCGATGCCGGGAAGGTCACCCTGCAGCTACAG GTGTTGAATGAGGTAGTGGTGGATAGAGGCCCCTCTTCCTACCTGTCTAATGTGGACTTGTATCTGGATGGACGACTTATCACCTCAGTGCAGGGAGATG GTGTGATAGTATCAACACCCACAGGCAGTACCGCATACGCAGCTGCAGCTGGAGCCTCCATGATCCACCCCAACGTCCCTGCCATCATGGTCACCCCCATCTGCCCACACTCGCTCTCCTTTAGGCCCATCGTCGTCCCTGCCGGGGTGGAGCTCATG ATCACATTATCCCCTGATGCCAGAAACACAGCCTGGGTGTCGTTTGATGGCAGGAAGAGACAAGAGATCCAACATGGAGACTG TATAAAGATCACCACATCCTGTTACCCGGTGCCCTCCATCTGCTGTCATGACTTGGTGTACGACTGGTTCGAGAGCCTCGCTCAGTGTTTGCACTGGAACGTACGCAAGAGGCAGGCACGTCTGGCTGATGTCTCGGATTCATCAGATACAGAAAACTGA